One genomic segment of Nocardia spumae includes these proteins:
- a CDS encoding amidase, producing the protein MEWSYQSAEALAAALRAGEVTSVELTDEAIARIERDDREINAICVPDFDRARAAALRADQARARGEDGPLLGIPVTVKESYNMAGLPTTWGMPAYRDYVPAEDAVQVSRLKANGAVILGKTNVPLMLRDLQSFNEIYGTTNNPWDHTRTSGGSSGGSAAALAAGFGPLSIGSDIGGSLRTPAHFCGIYSHKPTLGLAATRGMVPPPTPALPTEHDLAVVGPMARTARDLTLLLDVMAGPDPLTFGIAYDVALPPARHERPADFRVLVLDEHPMIATGSAVRAALDRVTDALIAAGARVERHSPLLPDLTEAATLYTQLLVSNVSASIPEDDYEKMRAAAAELPKDDRASGAAWLRGAAFSHADWLRANNRRELHRQGWRQLFSEFDVVICPITPTPAFPHDTTVDLRERSIDIDGIEYPFGDQLAWAGLATMPGLPSTAIPAGRSPEGLPVGVQLIGPMFEDRTPLRLAELLEQRIGGFEVPK; encoded by the coding sequence ATGGAGTGGAGTTATCAGTCGGCCGAAGCACTCGCGGCGGCGCTGCGGGCCGGTGAGGTGACGTCGGTGGAACTGACCGACGAGGCGATCGCCCGAATCGAGCGGGACGACAGGGAAATCAACGCGATCTGCGTACCGGACTTCGACCGCGCGCGGGCCGCCGCGCTACGCGCCGATCAGGCACGGGCCCGCGGCGAGGACGGGCCACTGCTCGGAATTCCGGTGACGGTCAAGGAGTCCTACAACATGGCCGGGCTGCCGACGACCTGGGGCATGCCCGCGTACCGGGATTACGTGCCGGCGGAGGACGCGGTGCAGGTGTCGCGGCTGAAGGCGAACGGCGCGGTGATTCTCGGCAAGACCAACGTCCCGCTGATGCTGCGAGATCTGCAGAGTTTCAACGAGATCTACGGCACCACCAACAATCCGTGGGATCACACGCGCACCTCGGGCGGATCCTCCGGCGGATCCGCGGCGGCCCTGGCCGCCGGATTCGGTCCGCTGTCGATCGGTTCGGATATCGGCGGTTCGCTCCGCACGCCCGCGCATTTCTGCGGTATCTACTCGCACAAGCCGACGCTGGGGCTGGCCGCGACTCGCGGTATGGTTCCGCCTCCCACGCCGGCGCTGCCGACCGAGCACGATCTCGCGGTCGTCGGCCCGATGGCGCGCACGGCACGCGATCTCACCCTGCTGCTGGATGTCATGGCCGGCCCGGACCCGCTCACGTTCGGCATCGCCTACGACGTGGCCTTGCCGCCCGCCCGGCACGAGCGGCCGGCCGACTTCCGGGTCCTGGTGCTCGACGAGCATCCGATGATCGCGACCGGATCGGCCGTGCGCGCCGCGCTCGACCGGGTGACCGATGCCCTGATCGCCGCCGGTGCCCGCGTCGAACGCCACAGTCCGTTGCTACCCGATCTCACCGAGGCGGCGACGCTCTACACCCAGCTCCTGGTGTCGAATGTCTCCGCGAGTATTCCCGAGGACGACTACGAGAAGATGCGTGCGGCCGCCGCCGAATTGCCGAAGGACGACCGGGCTTCCGGCGCGGCATGGTTGCGGGGTGCGGCGTTCAGCCACGCCGACTGGCTCCGCGCGAACAACCGTCGCGAACTCCATCGGCAGGGCTGGCGGCAACTGTTCTCCGAGTTCGATGTCGTGATCTGCCCGATCACGCCGACTCCCGCGTTCCCCCACGACACCACAGTCGATCTGCGGGAACGGTCCATCGACATCGACGGCATCGAGTACCCGTTCGGCGACCAGCTCGCCTGGGCCGGTCTGGCCACCATGCCCGGACTTCCGTCCACCGCGATACCGGCGGGCCGCTCCCCCGAGGGCCTGCCGGTAGGAGTTCAGCTCATCGGTCCGATGTTCGAGGACCGGACGCCACTGCGACTGGCCGAGTTGCTCGAGCAGCGGATCGGCGGATTCGAGGTACCGAAATAG
- a CDS encoding lysophospholipid acyltransferase family protein — protein sequence MTREPVFDVLTGLVRAIFRAQGLKIDIAGGEHIPRTGGAVLAVNHTAYLDFMEVGLVGRESGRNVRYMMKAELEHGIVGWLMKHCKAIGVDRTAGAESYGRAVTALRDGEIVVVYPEATISRSFELKEFKSGAARMAIEADVPIVPMTIWGAQRVWTKDIPKQLGRHHFPINIRVGEPIRPHERVDDLTAELRAGMEKLLELAQRDYEMPPGARWVPARLGGSAPTLEQAAVLEQEELARRRAAKANRADGRRH from the coding sequence ATGACGCGAGAGCCGGTTTTCGACGTCCTCACCGGGTTGGTCCGGGCAATCTTCCGGGCGCAGGGCCTGAAGATCGATATCGCCGGTGGCGAACATATTCCACGTACCGGTGGCGCGGTCCTGGCCGTGAATCACACCGCCTATCTGGATTTCATGGAGGTCGGCCTGGTCGGCCGCGAATCCGGCCGCAATGTCCGCTACATGATGAAGGCCGAACTCGAACACGGCATCGTCGGCTGGTTGATGAAGCACTGCAAGGCGATCGGCGTCGACCGCACCGCCGGCGCGGAATCCTACGGCCGGGCGGTGACCGCACTGCGCGACGGTGAAATCGTGGTCGTCTACCCCGAGGCCACTATCAGCCGCAGTTTCGAATTGAAGGAATTCAAGTCCGGCGCGGCGCGAATGGCCATCGAAGCCGACGTCCCCATCGTCCCCATGACCATCTGGGGTGCGCAGCGCGTCTGGACCAAGGACATTCCGAAACAACTGGGCCGCCACCACTTCCCGATCAACATCCGGGTGGGTGAACCGATCCGGCCGCACGAACGGGTCGACGACCTGACCGCCGAATTGCGTGCCGGCATGGAGAAACTACTCGAGCTGGCGCAGCGGGACTACGAGATGCCACCGGGTGCTCGGTGGGTCCCGGCGCGGCTCGGCGGGTCGGCGCCGACACTGGAGCAGGCGGCGGTGCTGGAGCAGGAGGAGCTGGCGCGGCGGCGGGCGGCGAAAGCGAATCGCGCGGACGGCCGACGACACTGA
- a CDS encoding lysophospholipid acyltransferase family protein, translated as MEPVYRTIIGLARTVFFVQGLKFDVTGAENIPAEGGAVIAINHTGYMDFTYAGLPARTPKRYIRFMAKKEVFDNSVSGPIMRALRHIPVDRGAGADSYKAAVDYLRRGELVGVYPEATISRSFEIKEFKSGAARMAVEAGVPIIPMTIWGAQRVWTKGHPKRLGRTNTPISIAVGAPIVPPVDADDKAVAELTATLRTTMQDMLRGLQEGYSHEAGAYWVPARLGGGAPTLEEADAMDAAEAKAKAEARVARRAAEAGNSDT; from the coding sequence GTGGAACCCGTATACCGGACGATCATCGGCCTGGCCCGGACCGTCTTCTTCGTACAGGGACTGAAATTCGACGTCACGGGGGCTGAGAACATCCCCGCGGAGGGTGGCGCGGTCATCGCCATCAACCACACCGGCTACATGGACTTCACCTATGCCGGTCTGCCCGCTCGCACGCCGAAGCGCTACATCCGGTTCATGGCGAAGAAGGAGGTTTTCGACAACTCCGTCTCCGGTCCGATCATGCGCGCACTGCGCCATATCCCGGTCGATCGCGGTGCGGGTGCGGACTCCTACAAGGCGGCCGTCGACTATCTGCGCCGGGGTGAGCTCGTCGGGGTCTATCCCGAGGCGACCATCAGCCGCAGTTTCGAGATCAAGGAATTCAAATCGGGCGCGGCGCGGATGGCCGTCGAGGCCGGGGTGCCGATCATCCCGATGACGATCTGGGGCGCCCAGCGGGTCTGGACCAAGGGGCATCCGAAGCGCCTGGGCCGCACCAACACTCCGATCTCGATCGCGGTCGGCGCACCGATCGTGCCGCCAGTCGATGCCGACGACAAGGCCGTCGCCGAGCTCACCGCGACGCTGCGCACCACGATGCAGGACATGCTGCGCGGTCTGCAGGAGGGTTATTCGCACGAAGCGGGCGCATACTGGGTTCCGGCCCGATTGGGCGGTGGGGCGCCGACGCTCGAGGAAGCCGATGCCATGGACGCGGCCGAGGCGAAGGCCAAAGCGGAGGCGCGGGTCGCGCGTCGAGCGGCGGAAGCGGGAAACTCCGACACCTGA
- a CDS encoding antibiotic biosynthesis monooxygenase has translation MYARSTTVQAKSSAIDAGIAHVRDEVMPTLADMPGCIGLSLLVDRQSGRCILTTSWESEEAMRDSTERVRSLRDRAVQLFGGDTTRVEQWEVGAMHRDHRLPEGACAQLTWAEAKEPGRFDAAVETYKSMVAAQLEQMPGFCSASLLVDRAGGRGVACETFDSRDAMERNREQLATLRREGTRQAGVDVLDVGDFEIALAHLRVPELV, from the coding sequence GTGTACGCACGTTCAACAACTGTTCAAGCGAAGTCCTCCGCAATCGACGCCGGTATCGCGCATGTGCGCGATGAGGTGATGCCGACGCTGGCGGACATGCCCGGCTGTATCGGGTTGTCGTTGCTGGTCGACCGGCAGTCCGGCCGCTGCATCCTGACGACGTCGTGGGAATCCGAGGAGGCGATGCGCGACAGCACCGAACGGGTGCGTTCGCTTCGCGATCGCGCCGTCCAGCTGTTCGGTGGCGATACGACCCGGGTCGAGCAGTGGGAGGTCGGTGCCATGCACCGCGACCATCGCCTACCCGAGGGTGCGTGTGCCCAGCTCACGTGGGCCGAGGCCAAGGAGCCGGGCCGATTCGACGCGGCGGTGGAGACCTACAAGTCCATGGTGGCGGCACAGCTGGAACAGATGCCGGGGTTCTGCAGTGCGAGCCTGCTGGTCGACCGCGCCGGCGGACGCGGCGTCGCATGCGAGACGTTCGACAGCCGCGACGCGATGGAACGCAACCGCGAGCAGCTCGCGACCCTGCGCCGCGAAGGCACCCGCCAAGCCGGTGTCGATGTACTCGATGTGGGCGATTTCGAGATCGCGCTCGCCCATCTGCGCGTCCCCGAACTGGTCTGA
- a CDS encoding Rieske 2Fe-2S domain-containing protein, whose protein sequence is MQITSVGHAGFHIRTAAGTILCDPWVNPAYFASWVPFPDNTGLDWDELGNCDYLYVSHLHRDHFDAQNLLDHVNKDATVLLPDYPVPDLQRELEKLGFHTFFETQDSVKHTITGRDGHELDIMIIALRAPADGPIGDSGLVVSDRETVCFNMNDARPVDMDVLHEQFGHIDIHLLQYSGAIWYPMVYDIPAKTKANFGKQKRQRGMDRARSYIEQVGATWVVPSAGPPVFLDDELRYLNDDGENRYSADNGNIFPDQMVFLEQMRIHDNAGGVLMIPGSVATVRGKELELAHPFDPAEIYDDKAGYIERMAQRLAPVLEREKASWATAAGGPLLPELKELFEPIMAQSDLICDGIGYPVGLVMGDETVVLDFPKRLVRGPIEGEGRYRYGFRIAPQLVRTVLRDNEPDWVNTIFLSTRFQAWRIGGYNEFLYTFFKCLTDERIAYADGWFSEAHDDSASCELAGWEVQRRCPHLKADLSKFGVVEGNTLTCNLHGWQWDLESGRCKTSKGHELRSRKL, encoded by the coding sequence GTGCAGATCACCAGCGTCGGACATGCCGGGTTCCATATCCGCACCGCGGCCGGAACGATCCTCTGCGATCCGTGGGTGAACCCGGCGTATTTCGCGTCGTGGGTGCCCTTCCCGGACAACACCGGGCTGGACTGGGACGAGCTCGGTAACTGTGATTACCTCTACGTCTCCCACCTGCACCGCGACCATTTCGACGCACAGAATCTGCTGGACCACGTCAACAAGGACGCGACCGTCCTGCTGCCGGACTATCCGGTGCCGGATCTACAGCGGGAGCTGGAGAAGCTGGGCTTCCACACATTCTTCGAGACCCAGGATTCGGTGAAGCACACCATCACCGGCCGCGACGGGCACGAACTCGACATCATGATCATCGCGCTGCGGGCGCCGGCCGACGGCCCGATCGGCGATTCGGGACTGGTCGTCTCCGATCGCGAGACCGTGTGCTTCAACATGAACGACGCGCGGCCAGTGGATATGGACGTCCTGCACGAGCAGTTCGGACATATCGACATCCACCTGCTGCAGTATTCGGGCGCCATCTGGTACCCGATGGTCTACGACATCCCGGCCAAGACCAAGGCGAACTTCGGCAAGCAGAAGCGCCAGCGCGGGATGGACCGCGCGCGCAGCTATATCGAGCAGGTCGGCGCCACCTGGGTGGTGCCCTCGGCCGGGCCGCCGGTCTTCCTCGACGACGAGCTGCGCTATCTCAACGACGACGGCGAGAACCGCTACTCCGCCGACAACGGCAACATCTTCCCGGACCAGATGGTGTTCCTCGAGCAGATGCGCATCCACGACAATGCCGGTGGGGTGCTGATGATTCCGGGCTCGGTCGCGACCGTGCGCGGTAAGGAACTCGAGCTGGCCCATCCGTTCGATCCGGCCGAGATCTACGACGACAAGGCCGGCTACATCGAACGGATGGCACAGCGCCTGGCACCCGTGCTCGAACGGGAAAAGGCTTCGTGGGCAACCGCAGCCGGCGGCCCGCTGCTGCCGGAGCTCAAGGAGCTGTTCGAGCCGATCATGGCGCAGAGCGATCTGATCTGCGACGGTATCGGCTATCCGGTCGGCCTGGTGATGGGTGACGAAACCGTCGTCCTCGACTTCCCGAAGCGACTGGTGCGCGGCCCGATCGAGGGAGAAGGCCGGTACCGCTACGGGTTCCGCATCGCGCCCCAGCTGGTCCGCACCGTGCTGCGCGACAACGAACCCGACTGGGTGAACACCATCTTCCTGTCGACCCGATTCCAGGCGTGGCGGATCGGTGGTTACAACGAATTCCTCTACACCTTCTTCAAATGCCTCACCGATGAGCGCATCGCCTATGCCGACGGCTGGTTCTCCGAGGCACACGACGATTCGGCATCCTGTGAGCTCGCGGGCTGGGAGGTACAGCGCCGCTGCCCGCACCTGAAGGCGGATCTGTCGAAATTCGGCGTGGTGGAAGGCAATACGCTCACCTGCAATCTGCACGGCTGGCAGTGGGATCTGGAGTCCGGGCGCTGCAAGACCTCCAAGGGCCACGAACTGCGTTCCCGCAAGCTCTGA
- a CDS encoding SDR family NAD(P)-dependent oxidoreductase, protein MTTGKVWFITGASRGLGRAFTEAALDAGDRVVAAARDVEPLAEAAREYADRLVTLSLDVTDRQAVFDGVERAVSAFGRLDVVVNNAGAMLYGMVEEATEEQARAHLDVNFFGAVWVVQAVLPHLRTQGHGRILQVTSMGTAGGMAAVGFYGAGKAALASLTEALAMEVEQFGIQVTNVEMGGYATGLFVTGTTATEAEPRYEALRAELARMWGDDAGPDPSTAAPVIMKLAALANPPRRLIVGAASFDQVRELYAARAEGYREWEALSRMAPG, encoded by the coding sequence ATGACCACCGGCAAGGTGTGGTTCATCACCGGCGCTTCGCGTGGCCTGGGCCGCGCGTTCACCGAGGCCGCGCTGGACGCGGGCGATCGTGTCGTGGCGGCGGCTCGCGATGTCGAACCGCTGGCGGAGGCGGCCCGCGAGTACGCCGATCGCCTCGTCACGCTGTCGCTGGACGTCACCGATCGACAGGCCGTCTTCGACGGCGTCGAGCGGGCGGTATCCGCGTTCGGGCGGCTCGACGTGGTGGTCAACAACGCGGGCGCCATGCTGTACGGAATGGTCGAGGAGGCCACCGAGGAGCAGGCTCGCGCCCATCTGGACGTGAATTTCTTCGGTGCGGTCTGGGTGGTACAGGCCGTGCTGCCGCACCTGCGGACCCAGGGGCACGGCCGCATCCTGCAGGTCACCTCGATGGGGACCGCCGGCGGAATGGCCGCGGTCGGCTTCTACGGTGCCGGTAAGGCGGCGCTGGCCTCACTCACCGAGGCGCTGGCGATGGAGGTCGAGCAGTTCGGCATCCAGGTCACCAATGTGGAGATGGGCGGATACGCCACCGGCTTGTTCGTCACCGGCACGACCGCGACCGAGGCCGAGCCGCGGTACGAAGCACTGCGCGCGGAGCTCGCCCGGATGTGGGGCGACGACGCGGGGCCCGATCCGAGCACCGCGGCACCGGTGATCATGAAACTCGCGGCACTGGCGAACCCGCCGCGCCGCCTGATCGTCGGCGCCGCCTCCTTCGACCAGGTCCGCGAACTCTACGCGGCTCGCGCCGAGGGATACCGGGAATGGGAGGCGTTGAGTCGCATGGCACCCGGCTGA
- a CDS encoding TetR/AcrR family transcriptional regulator, which translates to MPDNEKPDSSRRSERARQAILEATRTLISEVGYGKVSIEAIAARAGVGKQTIYRWWPNKGAVIFESFLALSDTDGHGITLPDTGDIEADLTLVMRATVAEFADADFEKPIRALNTEIINDPDLAEQYDRRLRRPVEEAKKARLRSAQAAGQISADADLDLMLEMLYAPVYQRWLLRYGPLDDAYADALVSRTLRAFRP; encoded by the coding sequence GTGCCCGACAACGAGAAACCCGACAGCTCCCGGCGCAGCGAACGCGCACGCCAGGCGATCCTGGAAGCCACTCGCACGCTGATCTCGGAGGTCGGATATGGAAAGGTGTCGATCGAGGCCATCGCGGCGCGGGCCGGGGTCGGCAAACAGACCATCTATCGCTGGTGGCCGAACAAGGGGGCGGTGATCTTCGAATCCTTCCTCGCCCTCAGCGACACGGACGGGCACGGCATCACCCTTCCTGATACCGGCGATATCGAGGCGGACCTGACGCTCGTCATGCGCGCGACGGTCGCGGAATTCGCCGATGCGGACTTCGAGAAACCGATTCGAGCGCTCAACACCGAGATCATCAACGATCCCGATCTGGCCGAACAGTACGACCGGCGATTGCGGCGGCCCGTCGAGGAGGCCAAGAAGGCGCGGTTACGCAGCGCGCAGGCCGCCGGGCAGATATCCGCGGATGCCGACCTCGATCTGATGCTCGAAATGCTGTACGCACCCGTATATCAGCGCTGGCTACTGCGCTACGGGCCGCTCGACGACGCGTACGCCGATGCGCTGGTGAGCCGTACCCTTCGCGCCTTTCGGCCCTGA
- a CDS encoding DMT family transporter, with translation MTAVREKSDLRRRLGVLLGMCCGAGVAVQARINGALGDRLNDGIAAAVVSFGSGLILLLVVTGFSGRMRAGLDAIRRSLRAGPLRWWHLLGGLCGAFFVASQGLSVVTIGVTAFTIAVVAGQLSSGLVVDRLGVGPAGVTPVTPVRLGAAVLAVGAVGVAALGRSGGESGSGGAVAYLLIALPALAGLGLAWQQAVNGRLATVGGPVPATAINFATGTAGLLVVEAAQIARIGLPTEFPTAPWLYLGGAIGVFFIAVAALIVRWIGVLLFGLTSVSGQLICSVVLDGLAPTGTRLSPLTVIGCVLTLFAAVIAVIGQGRGPDSDSA, from the coding sequence ATGACCGCAGTCCGTGAGAAATCCGACCTGCGGCGCCGGCTCGGGGTCCTGCTGGGCATGTGCTGCGGCGCCGGTGTGGCGGTACAGGCGCGGATCAACGGTGCTCTCGGTGATCGGCTGAACGACGGAATCGCGGCGGCCGTGGTCAGTTTCGGCTCCGGCCTGATTCTGCTCCTGGTCGTCACGGGTTTCAGCGGGCGGATGCGCGCGGGGCTGGACGCGATACGCCGGTCCCTGCGCGCGGGCCCGTTGCGGTGGTGGCATCTGCTGGGCGGATTGTGCGGGGCGTTCTTCGTTGCCAGCCAGGGCTTGTCCGTGGTCACGATCGGTGTCACCGCCTTCACGATCGCCGTGGTCGCCGGTCAGTTGAGCAGTGGGCTGGTCGTGGATCGTCTGGGGGTGGGGCCGGCCGGTGTCACGCCGGTGACGCCGGTGCGACTCGGCGCGGCGGTGCTCGCGGTCGGCGCGGTGGGTGTTGCCGCACTGGGCCGGTCCGGCGGTGAATCCGGTTCCGGCGGGGCGGTGGCGTACCTGCTGATCGCACTGCCCGCGCTCGCCGGTCTCGGGCTCGCGTGGCAGCAGGCGGTCAACGGCCGGCTCGCGACCGTCGGCGGGCCGGTGCCGGCCACGGCGATCAATTTCGCGACCGGAACCGCGGGCCTGTTGGTGGTCGAGGCCGCGCAGATCGCGCGAATCGGCCTGCCCACGGAATTTCCCACCGCGCCGTGGCTGTATCTCGGTGGTGCGATCGGCGTGTTCTTCATCGCGGTGGCGGCGCTGATCGTGCGCTGGATCGGGGTGCTGCTGTTCGGCCTGACCTCGGTTTCCGGCCAGCTCATCTGTTCGGTGGTACTCGACGGCCTCGCGCCGACGGGCACCCGGCTGTCGCCGTTGACCGTCATCGGCTGCGTGCTGACCCTGTTCGCCGCCGTGATCGCCGTCATCGGGCAGGGGCGTGGTCCCGACAGCGACAGCGCCTGA
- a CDS encoding putative bifunctional diguanylate cyclase/phosphodiesterase — MARTTGAFYVMGGVLGLLITAIAPGDEGNRPLVGSAAAVALLLGVSLLIWGPRLPHSVHHGYVALATVLVTVAVHWFPNTVGAITLAAFYVFVAADAAIFFAWRLTAAHVAFAVVLCLWVVPSRGLPWWSGIIPAGITVGVGIVVGILTRMAADADIDTLTGLLNRRGFDRALNGAIGHAGRTGQGLALILVDLDRFQKINDHLGHRAGDAVLQRVADTWSKLLAPDQLLARYGGDAFALLLPNTTEQAAILLTEQLRAAVTTGCSAGVTSWQPGESGSLLVSRADVGLYRAKQAGRNRTVLESSRQQPLAVELRQAIDTGALDVHYQPIVSLGEDGAQAVGVEALLRWSSNAQPDVTTEGLIRVAEEYDLISDLDELVLRRACADAARLQETFTQLDLTLNVNVSGLELAESDYADRVSGILADTGWPADQLVLEVTESELAAESQTAIQNLHTLRDNGVRIAIDDFGTGYSSLSRLATIPSDILKVDQSFVAAIRSDSPAPPLLGVIAALSKSLDLQVIAEGVETEYQAAVLTELGFALAQGYHYSDSHPVSELISDMNSHRGLVGAGATDRDFAAKGWVPLDTNGFDPEGL, encoded by the coding sequence ATGGCTCGGACCACCGGGGCGTTCTACGTCATGGGCGGGGTACTGGGCCTGTTGATCACTGCGATCGCACCGGGGGACGAGGGCAACCGGCCACTGGTCGGTTCGGCGGCGGCGGTGGCGCTGCTGCTGGGGGTGAGCCTGCTGATCTGGGGTCCGCGCCTGCCGCATTCGGTGCATCATGGCTACGTCGCCTTGGCGACGGTGCTGGTCACGGTCGCGGTGCACTGGTTCCCCAATACCGTCGGCGCGATCACGCTGGCGGCCTTCTATGTGTTCGTCGCCGCCGACGCCGCGATCTTCTTCGCCTGGCGGCTCACCGCGGCGCATGTGGCGTTCGCGGTCGTGCTCTGCCTGTGGGTCGTGCCGTCGCGGGGGCTGCCGTGGTGGTCGGGCATCATCCCGGCGGGTATCACCGTCGGTGTCGGCATCGTGGTCGGCATCCTGACCCGAATGGCCGCCGACGCCGATATCGATACGCTCACCGGCCTGTTGAACCGCCGCGGTTTCGATCGAGCGCTCAACGGCGCCATCGGCCATGCCGGCCGGACCGGCCAGGGCCTGGCCCTGATCCTGGTCGACCTGGACCGGTTCCAGAAGATCAACGACCATCTGGGCCATCGCGCCGGCGACGCGGTTCTGCAGCGCGTCGCCGACACCTGGTCCAAACTGCTCGCGCCCGATCAGTTGCTGGCTCGCTACGGCGGCGACGCGTTCGCCCTGCTGCTGCCCAACACCACCGAACAGGCCGCGATTCTGCTGACCGAACAATTGCGCGCGGCCGTCACCACCGGCTGTTCGGCGGGTGTCACCTCCTGGCAGCCGGGTGAATCCGGTTCCTTGCTGGTGAGCCGGGCCGATGTGGGGCTGTACCGGGCCAAGCAGGCAGGCCGCAACCGCACGGTGCTGGAATCCTCGCGGCAGCAGCCGCTGGCGGTCGAACTGCGCCAGGCCATCGATACCGGCGCGCTCGATGTGCACTATCAGCCCATCGTCAGTCTCGGCGAGGACGGCGCGCAGGCGGTCGGCGTGGAGGCGCTGTTGCGCTGGTCGTCGAATGCGCAACCCGATGTCACCACCGAGGGCCTGATCCGGGTCGCCGAGGAATACGATCTGATCTCCGACCTGGACGAGCTGGTGCTGCGGCGGGCCTGTGCCGACGCCGCTCGGCTGCAGGAGACCTTCACCCAACTCGATCTGACCTTGAATGTGAACGTCAGTGGTCTGGAACTGGCCGAAAGCGATTACGCCGACCGTGTTTCCGGCATCCTGGCCGACACCGGCTGGCCCGCCGATCAGCTGGTCCTCGAGGTCACCGAAAGCGAACTGGCCGCCGAATCACAGACCGCCATCCAGAACCTGCACACGTTGCGCGACAACGGAGTCCGGATCGCCATCGACGATTTCGGCACCGGATACTCCTCACTGAGCCGGCTGGCGACCATCCCCAGCGATATCCTCAAGGTCGATCAGTCGTTCGTGGCCGCGATCCGCTCCGATTCGCCGGCGCCGCCGCTGCTCGGTGTGATCGCGGCGCTGAGCAAGTCACTGGACCTGCAGGTCATCGCCGAGGGAGTGGAGACCGAATACCAGGCGGCGGTGCTCACCGAACTGGGATTCGCGCTCGCCCAGGGCTATCACTACAGCGATTCGCATCCGGTTTCCGAGCTGATCAGCGATATGAACTCCCACCGCGGTCTGGTCGGGGCCGGTGCGACCGATCGGGATTTCGCCGCCAAGGGCTGGGTCCCGTTGGACACCAACGGTTTCGATCCGGAGGGTCTCTGA
- the serS gene encoding serine--tRNA ligase: MIDLRFLRENPDAVRASQRARGEDPALVDALLEADAARRAAVATADNLRAEQKALGKKVGKASPDERPALLGHAQELSAKVKEAEAAENAADAELDTAHRAISNVVQEGAPAGGEDDFVLLETVGTPSEFDFTPRDHLELGEALGLIDMERGAKVSGARFYFLTGYGALLQLGLLQLAAQRATANGFTMMIPPVLVRPEIMAGTGFLGQHSAEVYHLEDDDLYLVGTSEVPLAGYHSGEILDLSAGPKRYAGWSSCFRREAGSYGKDTRGIIRVHQFDKVEMFVYCRPEDADAEHQRLLAWEKEMLAAIEVPYRVIDVAGGDLGSSAARKFDCEAWVPTQQTYRELTSTSNCTTFQARRLSVRYRDENGKPQIAATLNGTLATTRWIVALLENHQQADGSVRVPAALVPFVGREVLEPPR, translated from the coding sequence ATGATCGACCTCCGATTCCTGCGCGAGAATCCCGATGCGGTCCGTGCCTCGCAGCGTGCCCGTGGCGAGGACCCGGCGCTGGTGGATGCCCTGCTCGAGGCGGACGCGGCTCGGCGTGCCGCGGTCGCGACGGCCGACAATCTGCGGGCCGAGCAGAAGGCGCTGGGCAAGAAGGTCGGCAAGGCGTCCCCCGACGAGCGGCCGGCCCTGCTGGGCCACGCCCAGGAGTTGTCGGCGAAGGTGAAGGAGGCCGAGGCCGCCGAGAACGCCGCCGACGCCGAGCTCGACACCGCGCACCGGGCCATCTCCAATGTGGTCCAGGAGGGTGCGCCCGCCGGAGGTGAGGACGATTTCGTCCTGCTCGAGACCGTCGGCACACCGTCCGAATTCGATTTCACCCCGCGTGACCATCTCGAGCTGGGCGAAGCGCTGGGCCTGATCGATATGGAACGCGGCGCCAAGGTATCGGGAGCCCGGTTCTACTTCCTGACCGGATACGGCGCGCTGCTGCAGCTGGGTCTGCTGCAGCTGGCCGCCCAGCGCGCCACCGCCAACGGTTTCACGATGATGATCCCCCCGGTGCTGGTGCGCCCGGAGATCATGGCCGGCACCGGTTTCCTGGGCCAGCATTCGGCCGAGGTCTACCATCTCGAGGACGACGATCTGTACCTCGTCGGCACCTCGGAGGTCCCGCTGGCCGGCTACCACTCGGGCGAGATCCTCGACCTGAGCGCCGGGCCCAAGCGGTATGCGGGCTGGTCGTCGTGCTTCCGGCGCGAGGCGGGCAGTTACGGCAAGGACACCCGCGGCATCATCCGGGTGCACCAGTTCGACAAGGTCGAGATGTTCGTCTACTGCCGTCCCGAGGATGCCGACGCCGAACATCAGCGCCTGCTGGCCTGGGAGAAGGAGATGCTCGCCGCGATCGAGGTCCCCTATCGGGTGATCGATGTCGCCGGCGGTGATCTGGGCAGCTCGGCCGCTCGTAAATTCGACTGCGAGGCCTGGGTGCCGACCCAGCAGACCTACCGGGAACTCACCTCGACCTCGAACTGCACCACCTTCCAGGCCCGCCGCCTGTCGGTGCGGTATCGCGACGAGAACGGCAAGCCGCAGATCGCCGCGACCCTGAACGGAACCCTCGCGACCACGCGGTGGATCGTCGCCCTGCTGGAGAATCATCAGCAGGCCGACGGTTCGGTCCGTGTCCCCGCGGCGCTGGTGCCGTTCGTGGGTCGCGAGGTGCTAGAGCCGCCGCGATGA